Proteins encoded together in one Bactrocera neohumeralis isolate Rockhampton chromosome 4, APGP_CSIRO_Bneo_wtdbg2-racon-allhic-juicebox.fasta_v2, whole genome shotgun sequence window:
- the LOC126755311 gene encoding uncharacterized protein LOC126755311 — protein sequence MKFATSAIFMVVLLFAVSQASVLPAAQLNGDKFSQGVDSATAASKSVKSADSPPREASTYIISTGSPTGVETVSDCMKMYKPLIADLSSKEKTAFNHMSDCVSQVKLYSVCDAKFGPTIKEIDSRISALNQKFQMCLEEAISHMI from the exons ATGAAATTCGCAACGAGCGCTATATTCATGGTTGTACTGCTCTTCGCAGTTAGCCAG GCAAGCGTCTTACCAGCTGCTCAATTGAACGGCGACAAGTTTTCCCAAGGAGTCGATTCGGCAACCGCCGCCTCTAAAAGTGTTAAAAGCGCGGACTCTCCACCAAGAGAAGCTTCTACCTACATCATCTCAACTGGTAGCCCAACCGGAGTTGAGACCGTTTCCGATTGCATGAAGATGTACAAACCATTAATTGCTGACTTATCGTCCAAGGAAAAAACTGCATTTAACCACATGTCCGATTGCGTGTCTCAAGTAAAATTATATTCGGTTTGCGATGCTAAATTTGGTCCGACCataaaagaaattgattccCGTATCTCAGCACTAAACCAAAAGTTTCAAATGTGCTTGGAAGAGGCTATTTCTCACATGATTTAA
- the LOC126757585 gene encoding protein TsetseEP-like, with protein MQTFAVTSFCLALIGAAAAIPFGVDVRSADHGVLRLLAEANAMGGAADPTVTTECFNYYMPIINQISANFSTQYEKCVTVATQASANLTATAAQNRVAFVNQTASICSAFTTCNSDNDTLDFFNCYVTASSADILDIYTLSDSASTAALSLKSGLQMISDTETSCTSAAQRTYTTQTAETYKELYACFVSGLPGSTTAATSSTAPPDSSAADDSTASVASSAAPLAS; from the exons ATGCAAACTTTCGCTGTAACTAGCTTTTGCTTGGCTCTAATTGGCGCTGCGGCG GCTATACCTTTTGGTGTCGACGTGAGGTCTGCTGACCACGGCGTACTCCGCCTGTTGGCTGAGGCTAATGCCATGGGCGGCGCCGCTGACCCCACAGTCACCACTGAGTGCTTCAATTACTATATGCCAATCATAAACCAAATCTCCGCGAATTTCTCGACGCAGTATGAGAAATGTGTCACCGTGGCCACGCAAGCATCAGCGAATCTCACCGCTACTGCTGCCCAGAACCGCGTTGCCTTTGTGAATCAGACCGCCAGCATATGCAGTGCTTTCACCACATGCAACAGCGACAATGATACCCTGGACTTCTTCAACTGCTACGTCACCGCT TCCTCAGCCGATATTTTGGACATCTATACGCTCTCGGATAGCGCCTCGACTGCAGCGCTTTCACTGAAGAGTGGATTGCAAATGATTAGTGATACGGAGACTTCTTGCACCAGCGCTGCTCAGCGCACCTACACCACGCAGACTGCCGAAACTTATAAGGAGTTATATGCATGCTTCGTCAGTGGTTTACCAGGCTCCACTACTGCAGCTACCTCCAGTACTGCTCCCCCAGATAGTTCTGCTGCCGATGACAGTACTGCTTCTGTTGCTAGCTCAGCCGCTCCTCTTGCCTCGTAA
- the LOC126755913 gene encoding uncharacterized protein LOC126755913 has protein sequence MQTLIFTILVATLIVSTTAVLPFAVAKAEADEDVIYLLGQNTVLGGSADPEITSQCFTYYMPILNQISLNFSMQYELCVTAASQAATKLSASAAQNRAILVNETTTICNAFASCNNESNILDFLSCYATAASADIHEFFNISTNASNAAVSLKSGLQQISDTEQICQNKAQQTYSSQAMKTYKELYACFANGLPTASTSASTSGITVNT, from the exons ATGCAAACGttgattttcacaattttgGTTGCGACACTCATCGTCAGCACAACG GCTGTACTACCGTTTGCTGTTGCTAAGGCCGAAGCAGATGAAGACGTTATCTATTTGCTGGGTCAAAATACGGTTTTAGGGGGTTCGGCTGATCCCGAAATCACATCCCAATGTTTCACTTACTACATGCCGATCTTAAATCAAATTTCGCTGAACTTCTCAATGCAATATGAGCTATGCGTTACTGCGGCCTCACAAGCAGCAACCAAGCTATCCGCCTCGGCAGCGCAGAATCGTGCTATTCTCGTAAATGAAACGACCACCATCTGCAATGCATTCGCTTCGTGCAACAACGAGAGCAATATTTTGGACTTTCTCAGTTGCTATGCCACAGCT GCCTCTGCTGATATCCATGAATTCTTTAATATATCTACTAACGCTTCGAATGCAGCTGTTTCATTGAAGAGTGGGCTGCAACAGATCAGTGATACTGAGCAAATCTGCCAAAATAAAGCCCAACAGACATACTCATCACAGGCTATGAAAACGTATAAGGAATTATATGCCTGCTTCGCTAATGGGTTGCCAACTGCTAGTACTAGTGCTAGTACTAGTGGCATAACGGTTAACACATAA